Proteins encoded together in one Lysinibacter cavernae window:
- the mraY gene encoding phospho-N-acetylmuramoyl-pentapeptide-transferase → MIVLLMAAGLSMLYSLLLTPVFIKGFNKLRWGQFIREDGPKSHYSKRGTPTMGGIIFISGSVISYFLAKLIKGESVTASALLVIFMMVGLGLVGFVDDFLKTRKQQSLGLGGWAKIAGQVAVALIFALLSLQFANANGITPASTHISVFRDLPIDFMTLGAVAGLICFVIWIIVLVTSASNAVNVTDGLDGLATGAAILAIGGYLFIGLWQFNQSCANPVNIGSNCYTVRDPLDLAVIAAAIVGGLVGFLWWNTNPAKIYMGDTGSLGIGGALVALAILSRTEILLVLIGGLFVMETGSVILQRLYFKITKGKRIFLMSPIHHHFELKGWAETTVVVRFWLIAGFFVIVGVGLFYSEWLAV, encoded by the coding sequence ATGATCGTTCTTCTTATGGCGGCCGGGCTCTCAATGCTCTACTCGCTCCTCCTGACCCCGGTCTTCATCAAGGGGTTCAACAAGCTTCGCTGGGGGCAGTTCATCCGTGAGGATGGGCCAAAGTCTCACTACTCGAAGCGCGGTACGCCCACGATGGGCGGCATCATCTTCATCTCTGGCTCGGTGATCAGCTATTTCTTGGCAAAGCTCATCAAGGGCGAGTCAGTAACGGCCTCGGCGTTGCTGGTCATCTTTATGATGGTTGGTCTTGGGCTCGTTGGATTTGTTGACGACTTCTTGAAGACACGCAAACAGCAGAGCCTTGGCCTCGGCGGTTGGGCCAAGATCGCTGGCCAGGTCGCGGTTGCCCTCATCTTTGCGTTGCTCTCGCTGCAGTTTGCCAATGCCAACGGCATCACGCCGGCCTCGACGCATATCTCGGTGTTCAGAGACTTACCGATTGACTTCATGACGCTTGGCGCAGTTGCCGGCCTTATCTGCTTCGTCATCTGGATTATCGTGCTGGTGACCTCTGCCTCAAACGCCGTGAACGTCACCGACGGGCTCGATGGACTCGCGACCGGCGCAGCCATCCTCGCTATCGGGGGATACCTCTTCATCGGGCTGTGGCAGTTCAACCAGTCCTGCGCAAACCCTGTGAACATCGGCTCGAACTGTTACACGGTTCGCGACCCGCTCGACCTTGCCGTCATTGCGGCTGCCATCGTTGGTGGACTCGTTGGCTTCCTCTGGTGGAACACAAACCCGGCCAAGATTTACATGGGAGACACCGGATCGCTTGGCATCGGCGGCGCGCTTGTTGCGCTCGCCATCCTCAGCCGCACAGAAATCCTCCTGGTGCTCATCGGCGGTCTGTTTGTGATGGAAACCGGTTCGGTCATCCTGCAGCGCCTGTACTTCAAGATCACCAAGGGCAAGCGCATCTTCCTGATGAGCCCGATTCACCACCACTTTGAGCTGAAGGGCTGGGCCGAAACCACCGTTGTGGTTCGGTTCTGGTTGATTGCCGGATTCTTTGTGATCGTTGGCGTTGGTCTCTTCTACTCAGAATGGTTGGCGGTATAG
- a CDS encoding UDP-N-acetylmuramoyl-tripeptide--D-alanyl-D-alanine ligase produces the protein MITLSLAEIAHAVDGTLVVGDSGTTGSTTLSGEAQTDSRLIEPGQLFVAKRGEDTDGHLFVGAAIDRGAALAIVEHDTDSRIAQIVVEDAVVALGKLAREVVARLKRDHGLTVIGITGSNGKTTTKNLLNAMLSTAGETVAPVGSFNNEVGAPLTMLQATASTKFLISEMGADGVGDIAKLANMAQPDIGVVLMVGLSHVGRFGGIEVTARTKAELVAALPSTGVAVLNQDDPRVAAMAENAQARVLWFGQTAAAGVRATDVRASATGTTFTVHVPSGESAEVHFRVLGEHHVGNALAAFAVAYECGVLLPDAVAAIEGVVRAERWRMEVLPARDGITIINDAYNASPDAMTAALKTLALIRDPGQRTVAVLGAMSELGEFSGDEHDRIGLQAVRFNISRIVVVGDEARRMHITAINEGSWDGESVFFSSQDEAFAYLANEISAGDLVLVKSSNSAGLRFLGDRLGAHFA, from the coding sequence ATGATTACGCTATCGCTTGCCGAGATTGCGCACGCCGTAGACGGAACGCTAGTTGTCGGCGACTCTGGAACAACAGGGTCAACAACGCTCAGCGGCGAAGCCCAGACGGATTCCCGACTCATCGAGCCAGGGCAACTGTTTGTTGCCAAGCGCGGTGAAGACACCGACGGACACCTGTTTGTTGGTGCCGCGATTGACCGTGGTGCTGCGCTTGCCATCGTTGAGCACGATACCGACTCCAGAATCGCCCAGATCGTTGTTGAGGATGCCGTTGTTGCCCTCGGAAAGCTCGCTCGCGAAGTAGTGGCCCGCCTGAAACGTGACCACGGTCTCACGGTTATCGGCATTACCGGGTCAAACGGCAAGACCACAACCAAGAACCTGTTGAACGCCATGCTGTCGACCGCGGGGGAGACGGTTGCTCCTGTCGGCTCGTTTAACAACGAGGTTGGCGCGCCGCTGACGATGCTGCAGGCCACCGCATCCACCAAATTCCTCATTTCGGAGATGGGCGCCGATGGGGTTGGCGACATCGCCAAACTTGCCAACATGGCGCAGCCAGACATCGGCGTTGTGCTCATGGTTGGTCTTTCGCACGTTGGCCGTTTTGGTGGCATCGAGGTCACCGCGCGTACCAAGGCAGAACTTGTTGCTGCGTTGCCATCAACCGGTGTCGCCGTGCTGAACCAAGACGATCCTCGGGTTGCGGCCATGGCCGAGAACGCTCAGGCTCGCGTGCTGTGGTTTGGCCAGACAGCGGCCGCAGGCGTGCGGGCGACAGACGTGCGGGCATCCGCCACCGGAACCACGTTTACCGTTCACGTGCCGTCTGGGGAGAGCGCTGAGGTGCATTTCCGTGTGCTCGGTGAGCACCATGTCGGAAACGCTCTTGCCGCCTTTGCCGTTGCGTACGAGTGCGGTGTTTTGTTGCCGGATGCGGTCGCCGCGATCGAGGGCGTTGTCCGCGCAGAACGCTGGCGGATGGAAGTTCTTCCTGCAAGAGACGGCATCACGATTATCAACGATGCCTACAACGCCAGCCCCGATGCAATGACGGCAGCGCTGAAGACGCTTGCGCTCATCCGTGACCCCGGTCAGCGCACGGTTGCCGTGCTTGGGGCCATGAGCGAACTCGGAGAATTTTCCGGAGACGAGCACGATCGCATAGGCTTACAGGCGGTCCGATTCAATATTTCGCGGATCGTGGTGGTGGGCGATGAGGCACGACGAATGCACATCACCGCCATTAACGAAGGTTCGTGGGACGGAGAAAGCGTGTTTTTCAGTAGTCAGGATGAGGCTTTTGCCTATCTGGCCAACGAAATCAGTGCGGGCGACCTCGTGCTGGTTAAATCATCGAATTCCGCCGGTCTTCGTTTTCTTGGTGACCGTTTGGGAGCACACTTCGCATGA
- a CDS encoding penicillin-binding transpeptidase domain-containing protein, whose product MRRSRVSRLRSTLTFAFLSLFVVVFVFKLADIQVVNADELTETALDKRSVPIPTYGIRGDIVDEKGVLLATTDVRYDVQLSPKNVGSFHRALDTNQTKEVSKAEALAEIGAITGQSGEEIQKIVDDALAINPKSDFAYVKRSVDLAALNALKDLSIPWLTFDQNPSRTYPNGAIAGNLVGFVGDDNVPLAGVELSQDACLADQNGEETIERGADGVTIPGTTVKVKDKVDGGTVKLTIDSDLQWQAQQIVNRQVETTGARWGLATVQEVSTGKMRAIAESNTVDPNDVDASAAEDRNSKAYLWPFEPGSTYKTITAAALIDQGLATPTTQVIAPGSYEAPNGARFADSWSHGPIQYTLTGVMVDSSNVGISLLGANMTAETRYSYLKKFGLGEPTNSGLGDESGGQLRPWEEWDYQTTYNTMFGQGLSSTVIQTSDIYQALANGGTRLPAQLVEGCESADGTFTAHDPGEPVQVVSPETAKTTTSILEMLPQDSWLTDRIAIPGYRIAGKTGTAEQVDETGSYGDTYVNSFAGYFPADDPKYVVVFVLGHPEVQMGAPETVNGFRDVAQATIKTYAVPPSTTPAETIPKNF is encoded by the coding sequence GTGCGACGCAGCCGAGTAAGTCGACTTCGGTCAACGCTCACCTTTGCGTTCCTGTCGCTGTTTGTTGTGGTGTTTGTCTTCAAACTCGCAGACATTCAGGTCGTGAATGCCGACGAACTGACCGAGACGGCGCTCGATAAGCGTTCCGTCCCGATCCCGACCTACGGCATCCGCGGTGACATCGTTGATGAGAAGGGCGTGTTGCTAGCCACGACCGACGTGCGCTACGACGTGCAGCTGTCGCCGAAAAACGTTGGCAGTTTTCACAGGGCTCTCGATACCAACCAGACGAAAGAGGTTTCGAAGGCAGAGGCCCTCGCTGAGATTGGTGCCATCACCGGGCAGTCTGGCGAGGAAATTCAAAAGATCGTGGACGATGCACTCGCGATCAACCCAAAGTCTGACTTCGCCTATGTGAAGCGCTCCGTGGATCTTGCTGCGCTCAACGCGCTCAAGGACCTCAGCATTCCGTGGCTCACGTTTGACCAAAACCCAAGCCGCACGTATCCGAACGGAGCAATCGCCGGAAACCTTGTCGGTTTTGTTGGCGACGATAACGTTCCGCTGGCCGGAGTTGAACTGTCTCAGGATGCCTGCCTCGCCGATCAAAACGGTGAGGAAACGATCGAGCGGGGTGCCGACGGAGTGACAATTCCGGGTACAACGGTCAAAGTGAAAGACAAAGTTGACGGTGGCACCGTGAAGCTCACGATCGACAGCGATCTGCAGTGGCAGGCCCAGCAGATCGTGAACCGCCAGGTTGAGACGACTGGCGCCCGCTGGGGCCTCGCCACGGTGCAGGAAGTCTCAACCGGCAAGATGCGTGCCATCGCCGAAAGCAACACGGTTGACCCCAACGACGTTGACGCCTCGGCGGCTGAAGACCGAAACTCGAAGGCCTATCTGTGGCCCTTTGAACCGGGCTCGACCTACAAGACCATCACCGCAGCCGCGCTGATCGATCAGGGGCTCGCAACGCCGACGACCCAGGTCATCGCCCCCGGTTCCTACGAGGCCCCAAACGGTGCCCGCTTTGCCGATTCGTGGTCACACGGCCCCATCCAGTACACGCTTACCGGCGTCATGGTTGACTCATCAAACGTCGGTATTTCCCTGCTCGGCGCAAACATGACGGCGGAGACCCGCTACAGCTATCTCAAGAAGTTTGGGCTGGGCGAACCAACCAACAGTGGCCTTGGCGATGAAAGCGGCGGCCAGCTTCGCCCGTGGGAGGAATGGGACTACCAGACCACCTACAACACGATGTTTGGCCAGGGACTCTCGTCAACGGTGATCCAGACAAGCGACATCTACCAGGCCCTTGCCAACGGTGGAACGCGCCTGCCTGCACAACTCGTTGAGGGCTGCGAATCCGCCGACGGCACGTTCACGGCCCACGACCCCGGCGAGCCGGTGCAGGTTGTAAGCCCTGAAACGGCGAAGACAACAACAAGCATCCTCGAGATGCTGCCACAGGATTCCTGGCTCACCGACCGCATCGCCATTCCTGGATACCGCATTGCTGGTAAGACCGGAACCGCAGAGCAGGTTGATGAAACCGGTTCGTATGGCGACACCTACGTGAACTCTTTTGCCGGCTATTTCCCGGCGGACGACCCCAAATACGTGGTTGTCTTTGTCCTTGGCCACCCCGAGGTGCAGATGGGCGCGCCAGAGACCGTGAACGGCTTCCGCGACGTTGCCCAGGCAACCATCAAGACCTATGCCGTGCCGCCGTCAACAACGCCTGCAGAAACTATTCCGAAGAACTTCTAA
- the rsmH gene encoding 16S rRNA (cytosine(1402)-N(4))-methyltransferase RsmH: MNDPVDPSVSDKHIPVLLERCIALLEPAISMPGAVVVDATLGMGGHSFHMLNRFPDLTLIGLDRDTDALRIAGERLANFGDRVHLVHTVYDGIAKAIRKSGFKRVDGILFDLGVSSLQLDEADRGFAYAQDAPLDMRMNQNEGVQASEILATYSEGNLRRIFERYGEEKLAGRYARAIIAAREVKPILRSTELVQILSDATPAAVRQLRHPAKKVFQALRIEVNQELSVLDAAIPAAIDSLNVGGRLVVMSYHSLEDRLVKQDFAARSRSTAPADLPVELPEHRPELRLLTRGAEQASEQEREENPRSQSVRLRAVERVRIPE, translated from the coding sequence GTGAATGATCCAGTAGACCCGAGTGTGAGCGACAAGCACATCCCCGTGCTGCTTGAGCGCTGCATCGCGCTGCTCGAACCTGCCATCTCGATGCCGGGTGCCGTTGTGGTTGATGCAACCCTCGGCATGGGTGGGCATTCGTTTCACATGCTCAACCGGTTTCCTGATCTCACGCTCATCGGTCTTGATCGCGACACCGATGCACTTCGCATTGCTGGGGAGCGTCTCGCGAATTTTGGCGATCGGGTTCACCTCGTGCACACGGTGTACGACGGAATTGCAAAGGCCATCCGCAAGAGCGGATTCAAGCGGGTCGACGGCATCCTTTTTGATCTTGGCGTCTCGTCGCTGCAGCTTGATGAGGCCGACCGTGGCTTTGCCTACGCTCAGGATGCGCCGCTCGACATGCGCATGAACCAGAACGAGGGCGTGCAAGCATCCGAGATCCTTGCGACCTACAGCGAGGGCAATCTCCGCCGCATTTTCGAACGCTATGGCGAAGAAAAACTTGCTGGACGCTACGCCCGCGCAATTATTGCGGCACGCGAAGTGAAGCCCATTCTGCGGTCAACCGAGTTGGTTCAGATCCTGTCGGATGCCACTCCGGCGGCGGTGCGGCAGCTTCGGCACCCAGCCAAGAAGGTGTTTCAGGCACTGCGCATCGAAGTTAATCAGGAGCTTTCGGTGCTCGATGCCGCCATTCCTGCAGCTATTGACTCCCTCAACGTTGGCGGACGCCTCGTTGTGATGTCGTACCACTCGCTCGAAGACCGACTCGTGAAGCAAGACTTCGCGGCGAGGTCCCGATCGACGGCCCCCGCCGACCTTCCTGTTGAGCTTCCTGAACATCGCCCAGAGCTGCGTCTGCTGACGCGGGGGGCCGAGCAGGCAAGCGAGCAGGAGCGTGAAGAAAACCCGCGGTCACAGTCTGTACGACTGCGCGCCGTTGAACGAGTCAGGATCCCCGAATGA
- the mraZ gene encoding division/cell wall cluster transcriptional repressor MraZ: MFLGTFSPKLDDKGRVILPAKFRDELEGGVVITRGQERCLYVFSTREFEAMHEKIRQAPVTSKQARDYLRVFLSGAHAETPDKQHRVNVPAALRSYAGLDRDLVVIGAGSRAEIWNAEAWQTYLDAQEAEFANIEEEVIPGLF; encoded by the coding sequence GTGTTTCTTGGCACGTTCTCTCCAAAGCTCGACGACAAGGGCCGCGTCATCCTCCCCGCTAAGTTCCGCGACGAACTTGAGGGTGGTGTTGTCATCACCCGGGGCCAAGAACGTTGCCTCTATGTCTTCAGCACCCGTGAGTTTGAAGCCATGCACGAGAAGATTCGCCAGGCGCCGGTTACGAGCAAACAGGCCCGCGACTACCTGCGCGTCTTTCTTTCGGGCGCGCACGCCGAGACTCCCGATAAGCAGCATCGGGTGAATGTTCCCGCTGCCCTCCGCAGTTACGCCGGTCTTGACCGTGACCTCGTGGTCATCGGGGCCGGCAGCCGCGCCGAGATTTGGAATGCCGAAGCTTGGCAGACCTACCTGGATGCCCAGGAAGCCGAATTCGCGAACATCGAGGAGGAGGTGATCCCCGGCCTCTTTTAG
- a CDS encoding DUF3040 domain-containing protein has product MALSEREQRLLDEMERNLYNSESDVVSPSTAAKMRPSYRSLVLGILLAIAGIIVLLAGVVTQLAWLGVIGFIAMLGGVLFAITPHKSTGDPQRDAPVGGAPKKAGAAASSSKQSLSDRMNERWEKRQDGQL; this is encoded by the coding sequence ATGGCACTATCTGAACGGGAGCAGCGCCTCCTAGATGAGATGGAGCGCAATCTCTACAACAGCGAGTCCGATGTGGTCAGCCCATCAACCGCTGCAAAGATGCGACCAAGCTACCGCTCGCTGGTGCTTGGCATCTTGCTCGCCATCGCCGGCATTATCGTGCTGCTTGCCGGAGTAGTAACGCAGCTCGCTTGGTTGGGTGTCATCGGATTCATCGCGATGCTCGGTGGTGTGTTGTTCGCAATCACTCCGCATAAAAGCACTGGCGACCCTCAGCGTGACGCGCCCGTTGGTGGCGCGCCGAAGAAGGCAGGGGCAGCGGCCTCGTCGTCGAAGCAGTCCCTCTCAGACCGCATGAACGAGCGCTGGGAGAAGCGTCAAGACGGCCAGCTCTAA